In the Pectinatus sottacetonis genome, TCAGCATCATAGTAATTACCATAGAAACACCGGTGAATCCAACTCCTACAAGCATGCCGGATTTAAATGCTTTTGCCGGATGCATTCTAAAAATCATTCCAACAACAAAAAATATTATTGGCATCATGACTGCTGACCCCAAATTTACAATCATGTTAATTATTGGCATACTTACACTCCCTTTCCAAATAATATATTAATTTTCATTTCTTTAAAAATCTTTCTGCAAATAATTTAGGCGTATTTTTAAATGCATCTGCTGTTGTACCTGCCAAGTGAGAAGTCAATGTCACATTAGGCAATGTCAAAAATGGTGAATCTGCTGGTAATGGTTCATCCTGAACCTCCCACGACTAAAGTCGCGGGGTTCCTGCTTCACGGATAGTTGCGCCAAAAGCACGTCTTATATTATCTCCACAGGCTATCCCCGTAGTTCCTACGGTTCTTATATATGTTATTATGCTGTTATGTTTAATATTCTTAGTCCTTCATTGCGAATGTTTATGGCGGCATTTATATCTCTGTCATGCTGGGCTTTACAGTTAGGACATTCCCATTTCCTTATAGTAAGGTCTTTTATTTCTTTGTTCTGGTAACCACAATTATGGCACAGCTGGCTTGATGGATAGAATTTGTCTATTTGTACTATTTCTTTGCTATACCACTGAGCTTTATATTTTATCTGGCGGATAAATTCTGACCAGCTGGCATCTATAATACTTCGGGCAAGTTTGTGGTTTTTCAGCATGTTATTTATTTGTAAGTCTTCTAAGCAGATAACATCGTAGTTTTCTATAAGTTTATGAGATAGTTTATGCAGCATATCTTTTCGCTGATTTGCAATACGTGCCTGCAGCCTTGCCACTTTGATTCTTGCTTTGTTTCTGTTTATACTTCCCCACCTAGTTTGGGAAGTTTTATTTTTGTTCCCAGAAATTCAATGTTGCTATTGGTAAAGTTTGTTTTGTAGGATTTATGCCTGTTTTTTTTGGTCTTGAATTTAGGAAAGCCAACTTTTTTATGTTTAAAGAAGTTCTGGTAAGCTGTATCGAGGTCTTTTAACGCGTTTTGTAAGGAACATTTATCTGGTTCTTTTAACCAGGTGTTTTCTTTTTTCAACTGCGTTAAATTACTGGAACATTTGGTATAGGTAAGTGTGGTTTTATCATTGTTGTATGCTTTGATTCGCATGTCGAGATAGTGATTAAAAACATATCTTACGCAGCCAAATGTTTTTTGCAGCAGTAGTTCCTGTGTTTTGTTGGGGTATATCCTAAATTTGAAGGCTTTTTCCATGATTGCTCACTTTTCTTTTTATCTTTACAAGATTATTGCCTGATTATTTTAAACTTAACATGCAGGCTTTAGAAAAGCAAGTTCTTTGCAGTAACATATATAAGAGTCGTAAGTTCTTTTTTAGTCGTATGGGGGAGGTGTCGTTCACACGGGCTCGCTGATTCCTATGCGGTTCTCTTATGAACTCCTTTATGTTTCCATAAAGCACAGACTATATCTTGTCCTTCGGCATTATCCGTTAAGGTCTGCCCACTTCCAGCCGCTTGGCTGTACTTCCCTCAAGAGGAATAGTCGTTGGGGATTCTCCTGTTCGGAGCTTTCCTGCTGATTGTCCATTTTCTTAGTGTTTAGGGTTTAACCTTGCACCATACAGCATATTTTTTTTACTTTCGTCGCCGTCACGTTTGAGCTTGTTTCATCTTAGCGTTGTGGCTATGCTGTCTTTAGGAGTTTCCAGCATTTCAGGCAGTATTGGATTGGTCTTTGCCAATCTCTATATGCATATTTCTATACATACTGACTAGTTTGGTCGCCTAACTCAGACTGAAGTCACGAGTGTGCGGCTCCCATTTAATCAAAAGTATCAATTGCCGCACCAGCCAATTTTTTTTCTGATAGTGCCTTAATTAACGCTTTTTCATCTACTAATGCTGACCGTGCTG is a window encoding:
- a CDS encoding RNA-guided endonuclease TnpB family protein produces the protein MARLQARIANQRKDMLHKLSHKLIENYDVICLEDLQINNMLKNHKLARSIIDASWSEFIRQIKYKAQWYSKEIVQIDKFYPSSQLCHNCGYQNKEIKDLTIRKWECPNCKAQHDRDINAAINIRNEGLRILNITA
- a CDS encoding helix-turn-helix domain-containing protein yields the protein MEKAFKFRIYPNKTQELLLQKTFGCVRYVFNHYLDMRIKAYNNDKTTLTYTKCSSNLTQLKKENTWLKEPDKCSLQNALKDLDTAYQNFFKHKKVGFPKFKTKKNRHKSYKTNFTNSNIEFLGTKIKLPKLGGEV